The Daphnia pulex isolate KAP4 chromosome 3, ASM2113471v1 genome includes a region encoding these proteins:
- the LOC124190696 gene encoding uncharacterized protein LOC124190696 isoform X1 produces MSNTPENSSWKDNRVKRRKLFSGEEGSQGTAAESHSSNEERAGRLERASTSKSVDAQEMKNSVVEEENCFYQNAAQASPTQCPKAGDVTPKHSLRIKTPVKNSVPEMKKGFGDWSQEEQERLLSILEIGFDGDFKKLADQFPNQSVNSVRYLFTQFQDDRVKSDKEMISDTKIEELREMKGVDYSDNMALSFQLLSLDETRPAPSLVQGVDYAAIYANIAALMRGEVPKKLDPVTMAKFSQLWHLHKQRILAGPEVPYPEFKPKEGSALERKMELTERRSEQWSADELAAKETILSEDVSTIEEFYMSHASLNPSDG; encoded by the exons ATGAGTAACACTCCAGAAAACAGTTCATGGAAAGATAACAGAGTGAAACGGAGGAAACTATTTTCTGGTGAAGAAGGAAGTCAAGGAACTGCAGCAGAAAGTCACTCTTCCAATGAAGAAAGGGCAGGGAGATTGGAGCGTGCTTCTACATCCAAAAGTGTTGATGctcaggaaatgaaaaattctgttgtcgaagaagaaaattgtttctacCAG AATGCAGCACAGGCCTCTCCCACACAATGCCCTAAAGCTGGAGACGTGACGCCTAAACATAGTCTGCGTATAAAAACACCG GTTAAGAACTCCGTCCCAGAGATGAAAAAAGGATTCGGAGATTGGAgccaagaagaacaagaaagacTTCTCTCCATCCTTGAAATCGGTTTTGATGGGGATTTCAAGAAATTGGCGGACCAATTCCCCAACCAATCTGTTAATAGCGTACGCTATCTTTTCACTCAATTTCAAGATGACCGGGTGAAATCAGATAAGGAAATGATTTCGGACACCAAAATAGAAGAACTTCGCGAGATGAAAGGTGTTGACTACTCGGACAATATGGCACTGTCCTTTCAACTGCTGTCACTGGATGAAACACGCCCAGCTCCATCTCTAGTCCAAGGGGTCGACTATGCAGCCATCTACGCCAACATAGCAGCTTTGATGCGGGGTGAAGTGCCCAAGAAACTCGACCCAGTGACTATGGCGAAATTTTCCCAGCTGTGGCATCTGCACAAGCAACGTATCCTGGCTGGACCAGAAGTTCCCTATCCAGAATTCAAACCAAAAGAGGGATCTGCTCTCGAAAGGAAGATGGAGTTAACGGAACGAAGATCCGAGCAATGGTCTGCTGACGAGTTGGCAGCTAAGGAAACTATTCTTTCGGAAGACGTTTCTACTATCGAAGAGTTTTACATGTCGCATGCATCACTTAACCCTTCTGATGGCTAA